CGAGCTACGAAGACATGTACCTCAAGCCCCTGGTGGGCTGGATCGCCGGTGTCCACCTCGACGACCTGGGCCGCACCGCGCCCGTGGTGGGCAATGGCCAGACGCTGGAGTTTCGCAGCGACCAGGCCCTGGCCCTGCACCTGCCGCTGCCCGAGAACGTGTACCCGCGCATCGACATCGTCAACCTGTTCCAGCCCGGGTCGGGCGACACGATCCGATTCCCCTCCACCGGCTTTTCGGCCCGCGAGGCCTACGTCAACGGTCAGCTGCGCGACTTTGCCCAGTACCTGGGCGAGCGCGCCGTCGACACCCGCCTGCCCCTGGTGGCCGACTACTCGGGCGCCCTGGTCAACGTGTCCTTCAAGGGCGTGGACGCGGCCCACGGGCAGGTGGACTTCTACGCGCCGGTGTTCGACGACGTGGAGTACCGGCTGGCCCAGCCCGTGCCCGACGCCGCCCGGGCCTTCGGCCAGGGTCTGCCGGCCGACGCGCGCGCCGCCGGCTGGAGCTGCAATTGCATCCTCAACTACCTGCACGCGAACCTGCAAGGGCAGCGCACCGGCCCGCTCACCGGGCCCATGACCTTCGGCGAGATCGCCTACCAGCTGCTCAACCAGACCCTGGTGTACGTGAGCCTGGAGGCGGTGTAAGGCTCCCCCCTGCGCCGCTGCGCGGCTTCCCCCCCGGGGGGACCCCACCCTTGGCCCGGCGGAGCCGGATCCTCGGTGTGTGCTGGACAAGGCACGCGCTTCGGACGCTGTTCTGCTGTGATGACCTGGGTGGGGTGTTTGTAGTAGCTGCGCTGCAGGCGCATGAATCGCGGTGCGGGTCGCTGGCGGGCGGGCCGGTTTGTGCGACAGTCGTCGCTGTCCTCATTTGTTCTCCCGCCATGCCCCGCCCCATCCTCGCCACCGTCCACCCCGAGGCCCTGCGCCACAACCTGAACCAGGCCCGCGAGCGCGCGCCCGACGCCCGCGTCTGGGCGGTGGTCAAGGCCAACGCCTACGGCCACGGCATCGAGCGCGTGTTCGAGGCCCTGCGCAGCGCCGACGGCTTTGCCCTGCTGGACCTGGCCGAGGCCGAGCGCCTGCGCGCGCTGGACTGGCGCGGCCCCATCCTGCTGCTCGAAGGCGTGTTCGAACCGCGCGACCTGGAGCTGTGCTCGCGCCTGCATCTGTGGCACGCGGTGCATTGCAACGAGCAGATCGACTGGCTGGCGGCGCACAAGACCCAGGTGCCGCACCGCGTCTTCCTCAAGCTCAACAGCGGCATGAACCGCCTGGGCTTCGCGCCCGGCGCCTTCCGCGCCGCCTGGGCCCGGCTCAACGCGCTGCCCCAGGTGGAAGAAATCTCGCTCATGACCCACTTCAGCGACGCCGACGGACCGCGCGGCATCGCCCACCAGGTGGCTGCGTTCGAGGCCGCTACCGCCGACCTGCCGGGTGAACGCACGCTGTGCAACAGCGCGGCGATCCTGCGCCACGCCCGCTCGCCCCTGCGTGGCGACGGCGCGACCACGCTCGCGGCCGACTGGGTGCGCGAAGGCATCGCGCTCTACGGCGGCGCGCCCGACCACCCCGAGCACACCGCGGCCGGCTGGAACCTGCAGCCGACCATGACCCTGTCCAGCCGGATCATCGGCACGCAGCAGCTGCAGCCGGGCGACACCGTGGGCTACGGCTCGGCCTTCGCCGTCGAAGCCCCCATGCGGGTGGGCGTGGTGGCCTGCGGCTACGCCGACGGCTACCCGCGCCACGCGCCCACCGGAACGCCGGTGCTGGTGGCGGGCGTGCGCACCCGGGTGCTGGGCCGCGTCAGCATGGACATGATCGCGGTCGACCTGTCACCGCTGGACGCGGCCGGCGTGCCCTGCGGGATCGGGGCCGAGGTGGTGCTGTGGGGCGTCTCGGCGACGGGCGCGGCGCTGCCGGTGGACGAGGTGGCCGCCGCCGCCGGCACGATCTCGTACGAGCTGCTGTGCGCCGTGGCGGCCCGGGTGCCTTTTGCACTGGTGTAAATAGACCCCCCGCAGCGCTTCGCGCTACCCCCCCAAGGGGGCGGCACTGGCCGTCCGGCAAAGCCGGCCCGGCGGTGCCCTGGGCTGGATCGCTTCATGCGTTGCGGGCCGCGCTCCGGTGCGGTGGACCCGCTGAAGGGCCCTGAAGTGATGCAGGGCCGCGCGCCTCCTCCTTCTTTTTCTTCTGAACCGCGTGTCTTCACCCCCTCTCCCCCTAGGAGAGGCTGGGGTGAGGGCGGACGCCTGCCAAAACCCAGAACCAGAAATAGCAACGCGAAACAGCGGCGCGGGGCGTACCCTGGTTCACATGGCCATCTGCTTGTACCCCTAGGGGTATATATGTATACTACGGACCGTATAGGAGAAAACCATGCCCGCCCGTTCCCCCCGCTCCCTGTTTCAGCCTCTCAACGCCACCGCGCCGGCACCGGCGCGCGGCTGGCCTGCGCCGCGCCGCGCCGTCTGGGGCGCGCTCTCGCTCGCCCTGGTCGCGGGCGCTGCCCTGCTGGGCGCGGCGGGTGTGCGTGCGGCGGGCGAGGCTGCGGCGCCCGCCGGCCCGCAGGTGCCGGTCATGGCGGTGGGCGCCCAGGCGGTGGGAGCGGGCTTTCTGATCGACGGCAACCTGCAGGCGGTGCGCCAGAGCGTGCTCTCGGCCCAGGCGTCGGGCCGCATCGCCACGTTGTCGGTGAAAGCCGGCGACCCGGTGAAGGCCGGCCAGGTGCTGGCCGTGATCGACGACCGCGCCACCCAGGCCGGCGTGGCCCAGGCCCAGGCGGGCTTCGCCCAGGCCGATGCGAACCTGGCCAACGCCAAGGCGGCCTACGAGCGCTCGCGCGATCTGCGCGCCCAGGGCTTTTTGGCCCAGGCCGCGCTGGACACGGCGCAGGCCCAGTACCGGGCCGCCCAGGCCGGCGCCGCCGCCGCCCGCGCCGGCCAGACCCAGGCCAGCGTGGCCCAGGGCTTCACGCGCCTGACCGCGCCGTACGACGGCTGGGTGTTGCAGACACACGCCGAGGCCGGTGCGCTGGCGCTGCCCGGCACCCCGGTGCTCACGGTCTACGCGCCGCAGCCGATCCGCGCCGTGGTGCACGTGCCCGCCTCGCAGCAGGCGCTGGCGCTGCAGGCACAGCGCATCGAGGTGCAATTGCCCGGTACCGGGCAGTGGGTGCTGCCCGCCGCCAAGACCAGCCTGCCGGCGGCCGACCCGGTGTCGCAGACCGTGGAATGGCGGCTTGACCTGAGCACGGCCGACGGCGCCAACCAGGTGCCCGGCCGCCAGGTGCGGGTGCGTTTCGTGGGCGGCCAGGGCCAGCCCGGCGACCAGCGCCTGCTGGTGCCCGAGTCGGCGCTGCTGCGCCGCGGCGAACTCACCGGTGTGTACGTGGTGGCCACCCGGGGCGAAGGCCAGCCGGCCGGTTTTGCGCTGCGCGCGGTGCGCACGGGGGCTTCGCACGGCGAGGCCGGTGTCGAGGTCCTGGCGGGCTTGAAATCCGGCGACCGCGTGGCGCTCGACCCGGTGCGCGCCGGTCTGTCGGGCGCACAGCCCGCCGCGAGGCCGGAATGACCCCCCTGCGCCGCTTCGCGTCTTCCCCCCTGAAGGGGGGACCACGCCAGCGCCCCGGCGAAGCCGGTTGCGCGGCGCGTGCCGGATGGCGCACGGGCCATCGTTGCGTTCTGGACCTTTGACATGAACTCCTCTCAAGAACTCTCTGTTGTCGAGAAGCTCGGCTTCTCCGGCTCCGTGGCGCGGGCCTTCCAGGCCAACGCCATCACGCCGCTGCTGGCGCTGGTCGCGCTGCTGTTGGGCCTGTTCGCCGTGCTGGTCACGCCGCGCGAGGAAGAGCCGCAGATCAACGTGACCATGGCCAACGTGATCATCCCCTTCCCCGGCGCATCGAGTGCCGACGTGGAGAAGATGGTCGCCGCGCCGGCCGAACACGTGCTCTCGCAGATCCAGGGCATCGAACACAGCTATTCGGTGGCGCGCCCAGGCGTGGCGGTGCTGACGGTGCAGTTCCAGGTCGGCGTGCCGCGCACCGAGGCGCTGGTGCGCCTGTACGACGTGCTCAACGCCAACCAGGACTGGCTGCCCCAGGGCCTGGGCGTGCTCAGCCCCATCGTCAAGCCCAAGGGCATCGACGACGTGCCGGTGCTCGCGGCCACGCTGTGGACGAAAGACGCACAGAGCGCGATGGACCTGGAGCGGGTGGCGCACGCGGTGGAAACCGAGCTCAAGCGCGTGCCGGGCACGCGCGAGGTGGTCACCATCGGCGGCCCCGGCCGTGCGGTGCACGTGTGGCTGGAGCCGGCCCGGCTGCGCGAGCGCGGCGTGAGCGTGCAGGCGCTGCAGGGCGCGATCGCCTCGGCCAATCAGGCCATGCCCTCGGGTTCGGTGGTCAACCCCAGCCCCGCCGCGGGCGAGCCCGGCATGCTGTCGGTGGAGACCGGCGAGTTCCTGCAGAACGCCCAGGACGTGGGTGACATCGTGGTCGGCGTGAACAACGGGCGACCCATCTATCTGCGCGAAGTGGCGCGGGTGGAAGCCGGCGCGCAGCTGCCGCAGCGCTACGTGTGGTTCACGCCCGGCGCCGCCGACGCGGCCCACGCCGGCCAACAAGGCCAGAACCACCCGGCCGTGACCATCACCGTGACCAAGAAGCCCGGCGAGAACGCGGTTGACGTGGCCGCCGGCGTGCGCGAGCGGCTGGACAACCTGAAAAACACGGTGATCCCGGACGAGGTGGAAGTCGCCATCACGCGCGACTACGGCGAAACCGCCGCGGCCAAGGCCAACAAGCTGATCCAGAAGCTCATCTTCGCCACCGGCAGCGTGATCGTCCTGGTGGGGCTGGCGCTGGGCCGGCGCGAGGCCATCATCGTCGGCGCGGCGGTGATCCTCACGCTCACCGCCACGCTGTTCGCCAGCTGGGCCTGGGGCTTCACGCTCAACCGCGTCTCGCTGTTCGCGCTCATCTTCTCCATCGGCATCCTGGTGGACGACGCCATCGTGGTGGTGGAAAACATCCACCGCCACCGCATGCTCACGCCGCACGATCCGCTCACGGTGATCATCCCGCGCGCGGTCGACGAAGTGGGCGGCCCCACCATCCTCGCCACCTTCACCGTCATCGCGGCGTTGCTGCCCATGGCCTTCGTGACCGGTCTGATGGGCCCGTACATGAGCCCGATCCCGATCAACGCGAGCATGGGCATGGCGATCTCGCTGGCCATCGCCTTCACCGTCACGCCCTGGCTCGCACTCAAATTGACCAAGACCGGTGAAGGCCACGCCGCCCACGGCCCCGGCAAGATCACGCGCACGCTGCAAAGCACTTTCACGCGCATCCTCACGCCGCTGCTGCAGAGTGCCAAGAAGCGCTGGCTGCTGGCCGCCGGCATCGCCGGGGCGCTGCTGCTCTCGGTGAGCCTGGCGCTGGTGCCCAGCTCCTTCGTGGGCGTGGTGCTCAAGATGCTGCCCTTCGACAACAAGAGCGAGTACCAGGTGGTGGTGGACATGCCCGCCGGCACGCCGCTCGAAGGCACCACCGCCGCGCTGCAGGACATGACGGCCTACCTCACCGCCCAGCCCGAGGTGGCCAATGTGCAGGGCTACGCCGGCACCGCCAGCCCCATCACCTTCAACGGTCTGGTGCGCCAGTACTACCTGCGCGCCGAAGCCGAAGGCGGCGACCTGCAGGTGAACCTGATCGACGCGCACGCCCGCAGCGAACAGAGCCACGCCATCGCGCAGCGCCACCGCCCCGCGCTGGAGCAGATCGCGGCCACCCACGGCGCGCGCGTGAAGGTGGTGGAAGTGCCGCCCGGCCCGCCGGTGATGTCGCCCATCGTCGCCGAGGTCTATGGCCCCGACCAGGCGGGCCGCGCCGAACTCGCGCAGCGCGTGGCCCAGGCCTACCAGGCCACGCCCGACATCGTCGGCGTGGACACCTCGCTCAAGGAACACGCGCCGCGCGCCTTCCTGCGCATCCAGCGCCAGCGCGCCGAGTCGCTGGGCATTCCGGTGCAGGTGATCGCGCAGACCGTGTACGCCGCGCTCTCGGGCTCGGACGCGGCCTACCTGCACGACGGCCACGCCAAGTTCGCGGTGCCGGTGCGGCTGCAGTTGCCGCTGGACCAGCAGGTCGGCCTCGATGCGTTGCTGGCCTTGCCCCTGAAGGCGGCCAACGGCGCCATGGTGCCGCTCTCCGAGCTGGTGACGGTGGAGCGCGGCGTGATCGACCAGCCGCGCTACACCAAAGACATGCTGCCCGTGACCTATGTGTTCGGCGACATGGCGGGCTCGCTGGACTCGCCGCTCTACGGTCTGTTCGGCATCCGCTCGTCCATGGACAAAGCCGCGCTGCCCAACACCGGCGAACTGGGCGAGTACTGGATCAGCCAGCCCCAGGACCCGTACCGCCAGTACGCGGTGAAGTGGGACGGCGAGTGGCAGATCACCTTCGAGACCTTCCGCGACATGGGCGCGGCCTACGGCGTCGGCCTGATCCTGATCTACCTGCTGGTGGTGGCGCAGTTCAAGAGCTACCTCACGCCGCTGATCATCATGGCGCCGATCCCGCTGACCATCATCGGCGTCATGCCGGGCCACGCCCTGCTGAACGCGCAGTACACGGCGACCAGCATGATCGGCATGATCGCGCTGGCCGGCATCATCGTGCGCAACTCCATCCTGCTGGTGGACTTCATCGAGCTGGAAACGAAGCGCGGCGTGCCCTTTGCCGAAGCCGTGGTGCAGTCCGCCGCGGTGCGCGCCCAGCCGATCGCGCTGACCGGCCTGGCCGCCATGATGGGCGCCTTCTTCATCCTCGACGACCCGATCTTCAACGGCCTGGCCGTGTCGCTGATCTTCGGTATCGCGGTGTCCACGCTGCTCACGCTGGTGGTGATCCCGGTGTTGTATTACGCGGTGTACCGCCGGAGGTTCGGATGACCCCCCTGCGCCGCTTCGCGTCTTCCCCCGGAGGGGACGCACCTTGTGGCCCGGCAAAGCCGGTTCCACGGGTGCCCTGGTGGGACGCACGTGCTCTGGCCAGGCTTTCTTTTCTGTTGGTGTTTTCTTAGGAGTTTGAAATGACTGTTGAACGTTACATCCGCGTCATGGCCGGTTTTTTTGTCATGTTGTCGCTGGCCCTGGGCATCGAGGGCAGCCCGATTTTTGTCAGCCCCTGGTTCCTGGCCTTCACCGGCTTCGTCGGCTTCAACCTGTTCCAGTCCGGCTTCACCGGCTTCTGCCCGCCCGGCATCCTGCTGCGCAAGCTCGGCGTGCCCGAAGGCAACGGCGGCTCGTGCGGCACGGGCAAGTGCAACTGAATACCATCCTCTGAACGCCGGCCCCCGCCCGGCCAAGGAACACCCATGAGCAGCCCCACCCCCCTGAAATTCCTCATGCCCGGCTGGTTCGCCCTGGTCATGGGCCTGTGCGGCCTGGCGCTGGCCTGGCACCGCGCGCACGGCGTGCTGGGCGACATGGCCAGCGGCGTCGCGCTGGTGGTCGGCGCGCTCGCGCTGCTGGTGTTCCTCGCGTTGCTGGTGGCTTCGCTGCTGCGCATCTCGCGTTACCCCGCCGCGCTGGCCGAGGACCTCAAGCACCCGGTGCGCCACGCCTTCGTGGCCGCGTTCCCGGTGTCGCTGCTGCTGCTGGCCACGGTGGGCGTGGCCCTGGGGGGCGCAGAGGGCGGCCTGGCCCCGCTCTGGCGCGTGCTCTGGTGGGCGGGCAGCCTCACCCAGCTCTGGGCCACGCTGTGGGTGCTGAGCCGCTGGATCTCGCCGGCCGCCGCGGCCCAGCCCGGCCAGGGCCTGGGCAACACGGGACTGTGGCCGTCGGTCACGCCGGTGCTGCTGATCCCGGTGGTGGGCAACGTGCTCGCGCCGCTGGCGGGTCTGCCGCTGGGCATCGACGGCTGGTCGGCCGCGCAGATGGGCATCGGTGCGTTCTTCTGGCCGGTGGTGCTGACGCTGGTGCTGGCGCGGCGCCTGGCCCACAGCCCGCTGCCCGAGCGCGTGTTGCCGGCCTGGTTCATCACCATCGCGCCGCCCGCCGTGATCGGCCTGGTGCTGATCCAGATGCAGGCGCCGGTGGCGGCGGTGCAGGCGCTCTGGGGCGTGGCGCTGTTCTTCGTGTTGTGGCTGCTGCCGGTCGTGCGCCGCATCGCCGGCCAGCCTTTCGGCGTGCCGTTCTGGGCGCTGTCCTTCC
This Hydrogenophaga taeniospiralis DNA region includes the following protein-coding sequences:
- a CDS encoding DUF6976 family protein; translated protein: MTIPPSSSAVPVGSGILMNLEQATQAIRSGAFLCLAADEALLRQLPRGNWIAGSIPYFMGQDGGETTREKLFVSELPALDATPTLRWYGEHNLERVALEAPAHGLSVLIVPAFSGVHSLYARQAPSYEDMYLKPLVGWIAGVHLDDLGRTAPVVGNGQTLEFRSDQALALHLPLPENVYPRIDIVNLFQPGSGDTIRFPSTGFSAREAYVNGQLRDFAQYLGERAVDTRLPLVADYSGALVNVSFKGVDAAHGQVDFYAPVFDDVEYRLAQPVPDAARAFGQGLPADARAAGWSCNCILNYLHANLQGQRTGPLTGPMTFGEIAYQLLNQTLVYVSLEAV
- the alr gene encoding alanine racemase, with amino-acid sequence MPRPILATVHPEALRHNLNQARERAPDARVWAVVKANAYGHGIERVFEALRSADGFALLDLAEAERLRALDWRGPILLLEGVFEPRDLELCSRLHLWHAVHCNEQIDWLAAHKTQVPHRVFLKLNSGMNRLGFAPGAFRAAWARLNALPQVEEISLMTHFSDADGPRGIAHQVAAFEAATADLPGERTLCNSAAILRHARSPLRGDGATTLAADWVREGIALYGGAPDHPEHTAAGWNLQPTMTLSSRIIGTQQLQPGDTVGYGSAFAVEAPMRVGVVACGYADGYPRHAPTGTPVLVAGVRTRVLGRVSMDMIAVDLSPLDAAGVPCGIGAEVVLWGVSATGAALPVDEVAAAAGTISYELLCAVAARVPFALV
- a CDS encoding efflux RND transporter periplasmic adaptor subunit; translated protein: MPARSPRSLFQPLNATAPAPARGWPAPRRAVWGALSLALVAGAALLGAAGVRAAGEAAAPAGPQVPVMAVGAQAVGAGFLIDGNLQAVRQSVLSAQASGRIATLSVKAGDPVKAGQVLAVIDDRATQAGVAQAQAGFAQADANLANAKAAYERSRDLRAQGFLAQAALDTAQAQYRAAQAGAAAARAGQTQASVAQGFTRLTAPYDGWVLQTHAEAGALALPGTPVLTVYAPQPIRAVVHVPASQQALALQAQRIEVQLPGTGQWVLPAAKTSLPAADPVSQTVEWRLDLSTADGANQVPGRQVRVRFVGGQGQPGDQRLLVPESALLRRGELTGVYVVATRGEGQPAGFALRAVRTGASHGEAGVEVLAGLKSGDRVALDPVRAGLSGAQPAARPE
- a CDS encoding efflux RND transporter permease subunit → MNSSQELSVVEKLGFSGSVARAFQANAITPLLALVALLLGLFAVLVTPREEEPQINVTMANVIIPFPGASSADVEKMVAAPAEHVLSQIQGIEHSYSVARPGVAVLTVQFQVGVPRTEALVRLYDVLNANQDWLPQGLGVLSPIVKPKGIDDVPVLAATLWTKDAQSAMDLERVAHAVETELKRVPGTREVVTIGGPGRAVHVWLEPARLRERGVSVQALQGAIASANQAMPSGSVVNPSPAAGEPGMLSVETGEFLQNAQDVGDIVVGVNNGRPIYLREVARVEAGAQLPQRYVWFTPGAADAAHAGQQGQNHPAVTITVTKKPGENAVDVAAGVRERLDNLKNTVIPDEVEVAITRDYGETAAAKANKLIQKLIFATGSVIVLVGLALGRREAIIVGAAVILTLTATLFASWAWGFTLNRVSLFALIFSIGILVDDAIVVVENIHRHRMLTPHDPLTVIIPRAVDEVGGPTILATFTVIAALLPMAFVTGLMGPYMSPIPINASMGMAISLAIAFTVTPWLALKLTKTGEGHAAHGPGKITRTLQSTFTRILTPLLQSAKKRWLLAAGIAGALLLSVSLALVPSSFVGVVLKMLPFDNKSEYQVVVDMPAGTPLEGTTAALQDMTAYLTAQPEVANVQGYAGTASPITFNGLVRQYYLRAEAEGGDLQVNLIDAHARSEQSHAIAQRHRPALEQIAATHGARVKVVEVPPGPPVMSPIVAEVYGPDQAGRAELAQRVAQAYQATPDIVGVDTSLKEHAPRAFLRIQRQRAESLGIPVQVIAQTVYAALSGSDAAYLHDGHAKFAVPVRLQLPLDQQVGLDALLALPLKAANGAMVPLSELVTVERGVIDQPRYTKDMLPVTYVFGDMAGSLDSPLYGLFGIRSSMDKAALPNTGELGEYWISQPQDPYRQYAVKWDGEWQITFETFRDMGAAYGVGLILIYLLVVAQFKSYLTPLIIMAPIPLTIIGVMPGHALLNAQYTATSMIGMIALAGIIVRNSILLVDFIELETKRGVPFAEAVVQSAAVRAQPIALTGLAAMMGAFFILDDPIFNGLAVSLIFGIAVSTLLTLVVIPVLYYAVYRRRFG
- a CDS encoding DUF2892 domain-containing protein, translated to MTVERYIRVMAGFFVMLSLALGIEGSPIFVSPWFLAFTGFVGFNLFQSGFTGFCPPGILLRKLGVPEGNGGSCGTGKCN
- a CDS encoding SLAC1 anion channel family protein, whose translation is MSSPTPLKFLMPGWFALVMGLCGLALAWHRAHGVLGDMASGVALVVGALALLVFLALLVASLLRISRYPAALAEDLKHPVRHAFVAAFPVSLLLLATVGVALGGAEGGLAPLWRVLWWAGSLTQLWATLWVLSRWISPAAAAQPGQGLGNTGLWPSVTPVLLIPVVGNVLAPLAGLPLGIDGWSAAQMGIGAFFWPVVLTLVLARRLAHSPLPERVLPAWFITIAPPAVIGLVLIQMQAPVAAVQALWGVALFFVLWLLPVVRRIAGQPFGVPFWALSFPFAAFTTLTLRLAELQPDSAWHGVLQTAGVLLLASTTMTVLWLSFATVRGLREGSLLAPEPVANIIPASA